A window of the Dictyostelium discoideum AX4 chromosome 4 chromosome, whole genome shotgun sequence genome harbors these coding sequences:
- the sir2C gene encoding NAD(+)-dependent deacetylase, silent information regulator protein family protein (Similar to +~Similar to Sir2), translating into MSKQTQCVHIENCNINYESIDIQLYDNENITIPNCYKCSSQDNILICLECGIVVCMEDCKLHSNHSIFKIFHGDDKTLWCNDCNELIKESTMIEKCTKNSDLINKKLKDIENLFKVMKLFIYYDQRNLKYNKNFDSIDNSIKDIIKNSNIIKNEIKIENEIEIENNKIKEFIKLIKNDKCKNIIVLTGAGISVASGIPDFRSVETGLYNNENVSKFKLPFKEAVFDIDYFKFNPEPFYQLSKDLYPSGKFKCTPVHYFIKLLSDKGLLLRNYAQNADTLERIAGIPLDKLIEAHGSFAVSRCTNCGLEYSQEYIKDSIFNNDPLKSVVPRCKVVQCNNAVIKPDIVFFGESLPPIFNQNILDDINRCDCLIVIGTSLKVQPIASMVHFFPHFKNIPRLLINNQIVGENSFGGFNFNNNKNFDFKMIGDCQESVLNLSKLLNWDTELLNLINSKNHN; encoded by the exons ATGTCAAAACAAACACAATGTGTACATATTGAAAAttgtaatataaattatgaatcaattgatattcaattatatgataatgaaaata taacaaTACCAAATTGTTATAAATGTTCAAGTCaagataatattttaatttgtttagaATGTGGAATTGTTGTTTGTATGGAAGATTGTAAATTACATTCCAatcattcaatttttaaaatatttcatGGTGATGATAAAACATTATGGTGTAATGATtgtaatgaattaattaaagaatcaaCAATGATTGAAAAATGCACCAAAAATagtgatttaataaataaaaaattaaaagatattgaaaatttattcaaagtaatgaaattattcatttattatgatcaaagaaatttaaaatataataaaaatttcgactcaattgataattcaattaaagatattataaAGAATAgtaatatcattaaaaatgaaattaaaattgaaaatgaaattgaaattgaaaataataaaattaaagaatttataaaattaattaaaaatgataaatgtAAGAATATTATTGTATTGACAGGAGCTGGAATTTCAGTTGCGAGTGGTATACCAGATTTTAGATCAGTTGAAACTGgtttatataataatgaaaatgtttcaaaatttaaattaccatttaaaGAGGCAGTGtttgatattgattattttaaattcaatccTGAACCATTTTATCAACTTTCAAAAGACCTCTACCCATCgggtaaatttaaatgtacACCAgttcattattttattaaacttTTATCAGATAAAGGATTACTGTTAAGGAATTATGCACAAAATGCTGACACACTTGAAAGAATAGCTGGTATACCATtggataaattaattgaagctCATGGTTCTTTTGCAGTTTCAAGATGTACAAATTGTGGTTTAGAATATTCTCAAGAATATATTAAAGAttcaattttcaataatgaTCCTTTGAAAAGTGTTGTACCACGTTGTAAAGTGGTTCAATGTAATAATGCTGTAATTAAACCTGATATTGTTTTCTTTGGTGAATCTTTACCACCaatatttaatcaaaatataCTTGACGATATTAATAGATGTGATTGTCTAATTGTGATTGGTACCTCTTTAAAAGTTCAACCAATTGCATCAATGGTTCATTTCTTTcctcattttaaaaatatcccaagattattaataaataatcaaattgttGGTGAAAATAGTTTTGGtggtttcaattttaataataataaaaattttgatttcaaAATGATTGGTGATTGTCAAGAATCAGTTCTCAACCTAtcaaaactattaaattGGGACactgaattattaaatctaatCAATTCTAAAAaccataattaa